In Streptomyces alboniger, the following are encoded in one genomic region:
- a CDS encoding VOC family protein → MTTLHWKLVIDATDPHAQAAFWGETLGYEVEDNSALIERLLGFGAVPEEAAVDFRGRRAWRDLIAVRHPDDPYEEETGVGLGRRILFQRVPETKTGKNRLHLDVHSAPGRRDEEVARLEGLGAAVERHVEEPGGEWVIMRDPEGNEFCVH, encoded by the coding sequence ATGACCACCCTGCACTGGAAGCTAGTCATCGACGCGACCGACCCGCATGCCCAGGCCGCCTTCTGGGGCGAGACGTTGGGGTACGAGGTCGAGGACAACAGCGCGCTGATCGAGCGTCTCCTCGGTTTCGGCGCGGTGCCCGAGGAGGCGGCCGTCGACTTCCGCGGCCGCCGCGCCTGGCGCGACCTCATCGCCGTACGGCACCCCGATGACCCCTACGAGGAGGAGACGGGGGTGGGCCTCGGCCGCCGGATCCTCTTCCAGCGCGTCCCGGAGACCAAGACCGGCAAGAACCGGCTGCACCTCGATGTGCACTCCGCACCCGGGCGCCGGGACGAGGAGGTGGCCCGCCTGGAAGGACTCGGCGCGGCCGTCGAGCGGCACGTCGAGGAACCGGGCGGCGAGTGGGTGATCATGCGGGACCCGGAGGGGAACGAATTCTGTGTCCACTAG
- a CDS encoding AraC family transcriptional regulator yields the protein MDALGDLLRGVRADGALFNRTVLTRPWETRRAEGVALELITVVRGVARIAVAGAGEPRTLREGGAAIVCTNAPFTLAAAEPGAAEPGAGCELVTGAYQLDSSVGRRLISALPPLLTVPAGEECMPIVELIAAEIAADRPGRQYVMDRMLDWMLACTLREWFDLPEACPPAWYRALGDDVVGPALHAMHDEPARPWTVAALAARAQVSRAAFARNFTDLVGRPPMAYLTEWRMTLAAELLAEPGATVASVAGQVGYADGFGFSDAFKRIRGIAPSGYRASLATSRGENPRALSARSA from the coding sequence ATGGACGCTCTGGGGGATCTGCTGCGAGGGGTGCGCGCGGACGGCGCGCTGTTCAACCGGACGGTGCTGACGCGCCCTTGGGAGACGCGCCGTGCCGAGGGGGTGGCGCTCGAACTGATCACGGTGGTGCGGGGCGTGGCGCGGATCGCCGTCGCGGGGGCGGGCGAGCCGCGGACCCTTCGGGAGGGCGGCGCCGCGATCGTGTGCACGAACGCACCGTTCACGCTGGCCGCCGCGGAGCCCGGCGCGGCGGAGCCCGGCGCCGGGTGCGAACTGGTGACCGGCGCCTACCAGTTGGACAGTTCCGTCGGGCGGCGGCTGATCAGCGCCCTGCCGCCGCTCCTCACCGTGCCGGCCGGCGAGGAGTGCATGCCCATCGTGGAGCTGATCGCCGCCGAGATCGCCGCCGACCGGCCGGGACGGCAGTACGTGATGGACCGGATGCTCGACTGGATGCTGGCCTGCACTCTGCGCGAGTGGTTCGACCTGCCCGAGGCCTGCCCTCCCGCCTGGTACCGCGCGCTCGGCGACGACGTGGTCGGCCCCGCGCTGCACGCCATGCACGACGAGCCGGCCCGGCCCTGGACGGTGGCGGCGCTCGCCGCGCGCGCCCAGGTCTCGCGCGCGGCGTTCGCCAGGAACTTCACCGACCTGGTCGGCAGGCCCCCGATGGCCTACCTCACCGAGTGGCGCATGACGCTCGCCGCCGAACTGCTCGCCGAGCCCGGCGCGACGGTCGCCTCGGTGGCGGGGCAGGTGGGGTACGCCGACGGGTTCGGCTTCAGCGACGCCTTCAAGCGGATCCGGGGCATCGCTCCGAGCGGCTACCGCGCCTCGCTGGCGACGTCCCGCGGCGAGAACCCACGCGCTCTGAGCGCGCGCTCCGCGTGA
- a CDS encoding NAD(P)H-binding protein yields MTDNAQHPTTTAAAHTPAPGRPILVLGATGKTGRRVVAKLRAAGRTVRAASRTAETPFDWTDRATWAPALAGVGALYLVGPPDPEPIADFVAQAKAAGVRRFVVLSGRGIEVYGDSFEPSMAEAERVVREAGVDWTVIRPNNFSQNFDEDVFHAPLLEGRLALPVGDVPEPFIDVEDIAEVVAALLTEDGHTGRTYELSGPRSLSFAEAVAEMAEASGRPMRFEDVTEEAYVAELIGRGLPEEAATSLAEVLAFLAGGHNSAPVSGVRDVLGREPRDFTEYAKRAAAAGAWG; encoded by the coding sequence ATGACCGACAACGCGCAGCACCCCACGACCACCGCCGCCGCCCACACCCCCGCTCCCGGCCGCCCCATCCTCGTCCTCGGCGCCACCGGCAAGACCGGCCGCCGCGTGGTGGCCAAGCTCCGCGCGGCGGGCCGCACCGTCCGCGCCGCGTCCCGCACCGCGGAGACCCCCTTCGACTGGACCGACCGCGCCACCTGGGCCCCCGCCCTGGCCGGGGTGGGCGCCCTTTACCTGGTCGGCCCGCCCGACCCCGAGCCGATCGCCGACTTCGTCGCGCAGGCGAAGGCGGCGGGCGTACGCCGCTTCGTGGTCCTGTCCGGCCGGGGCATCGAGGTCTACGGCGACTCCTTCGAACCGTCCATGGCGGAGGCCGAGCGGGTGGTCCGCGAGGCCGGCGTGGACTGGACGGTGATCCGCCCGAACAACTTCTCCCAGAACTTCGACGAGGACGTCTTCCACGCGCCCCTGCTCGAAGGCCGCCTCGCGCTGCCGGTCGGCGACGTGCCGGAGCCGTTCATCGACGTGGAGGACATCGCGGAGGTGGTCGCCGCCCTTCTCACCGAGGACGGGCACACAGGTCGTACGTACGAACTCTCCGGGCCGCGCTCGCTGAGCTTCGCCGAAGCGGTGGCGGAGATGGCGGAGGCGTCGGGGCGGCCGATGCGGTTCGAGGACGTCACGGAGGAGGCGTACGTGGCCGAGCTGATCGGCCGGGGCCTGCCCGAGGAAGCCGCCACGTCACTGGCGGAGGTGCTCGCCTTCCTGGCCGGGGGCCACAACTCCGCACCCGTGTCCGGCGTCCGCGACGTACTCGGCCGCGAGCCCCGCGACTTCACCGAGTACGCGAAGAGGGCCGCAGCGGCGGGCGCGTGGGGTTAG
- the rarD gene encoding EamA family transporter RarD — MDSGEAGQARGEQRTGLLNGFAAYGMWGLVPLFWPLLKPSGAAEILAHRMAWSLVVVGVVLLFVRRWGWARELVRQPRRLGLVAIAAAVITLNWGVYIWSVNTGHVVEASLGYFINPLVTIAMGVLLLGERLRPVQWAAVAVGFAAVLVLAFGYGQPPWISLCLAFSFATYGLVKKKVNLSGLESLTAETAVQFLPAVGYLVWLGSRGEATFGTQGAGHAALLAATGVVTAAPLVCFGAAAIRVPLSTLGLLQYLAPVFQFLLGILYFHEAMPPERWAGFGLVWLALSLLTWDALRTARRNAARIAAARRTAAVAPPAVDGEREPAA; from the coding sequence GTGGACAGCGGGGAAGCCGGACAGGCCAGGGGTGAGCAGCGCACTGGGCTGCTGAACGGTTTCGCGGCCTACGGGATGTGGGGCCTCGTCCCTCTTTTCTGGCCGCTCCTCAAACCGTCCGGGGCCGCCGAGATCCTCGCGCACCGCATGGCGTGGTCGCTCGTCGTGGTGGGCGTCGTGCTGCTCTTCGTACGGCGCTGGGGCTGGGCGCGCGAACTGGTGCGCCAGCCGCGCAGGCTGGGCCTGGTGGCGATCGCCGCGGCGGTCATCACCCTCAACTGGGGCGTCTACATCTGGTCCGTGAACACCGGCCACGTCGTCGAGGCCTCCCTCGGATACTTCATCAATCCCCTGGTCACCATCGCGATGGGCGTCCTGTTGCTCGGCGAGCGGCTGCGGCCGGTGCAGTGGGCGGCCGTCGCCGTCGGGTTCGCGGCGGTCCTCGTGCTGGCCTTCGGCTACGGACAGCCGCCGTGGATCTCGCTCTGCCTCGCCTTCTCCTTCGCGACGTACGGCCTGGTGAAGAAGAAGGTCAACCTCAGCGGTCTGGAGTCGCTCACGGCCGAGACCGCCGTGCAGTTCCTGCCCGCCGTCGGCTATCTGGTGTGGCTCGGCTCGCGGGGTGAGGCCACGTTCGGCACGCAGGGCGCCGGGCACGCGGCGCTGCTGGCCGCGACCGGCGTGGTGACCGCCGCTCCCCTGGTCTGCTTCGGGGCGGCGGCGATCCGAGTCCCGCTCTCCACGCTGGGGCTGCTCCAGTACCTCGCGCCCGTCTTCCAGTTCCTGCTCGGGATCCTGTACTTCCACGAGGCGATGCCGCCCGAGCGGTGGGCGGGCTTCGGGCTGGTGTGGCTGGCACTCTCGCTGCTGACGTGGGACGCGCTGCGAACGGCCCGTCGCAACGCGGCCCGTATCGCCGCCGCCCGGCGGACCGCGGCGGTCGCGCCGCCCGCGGTCGACGGCGAGCGGGAGCCGGCGGCCTGA
- a CDS encoding SDR family oxidoreductase — translation MSLVITGATGHLGRLVIEGLLTAGVPAGEIAAVVRDKDRAADLAERGVELRAADYNAPETLRGAFAAGDRVLLVSSSEVGRRVAQHGAVVDAAREAGVALLAYTSILGGPDADFDLAAEHKVTERLIVESGLPYTFLRNGWYHENYTEHLAPVLEHGTVIASAGEGRVASAARADYAAAAVAVLTGEGHEGKAYELSGDVAWSMAEYAAEVAAQSGKGISYTDVPAERHLAVLTGAGVPEPMAAILVDVDAAVGRGRLAGTTGDLARLIGRPTTPLADAVSAGLRG, via the coding sequence ATGAGCCTCGTCATCACCGGAGCCACCGGACACCTCGGCCGCCTCGTCATCGAGGGCCTGCTCACCGCCGGTGTCCCCGCCGGGGAGATCGCCGCCGTCGTACGCGACAAGGACAGGGCCGCCGACCTCGCCGAGCGCGGCGTCGAGCTGCGGGCGGCCGACTACAACGCCCCCGAGACCCTGCGCGGCGCCTTCGCCGCGGGCGACCGCGTGCTGCTGGTCTCCAGCAGTGAGGTCGGGCGGCGGGTGGCGCAGCACGGCGCGGTGGTCGACGCGGCGCGCGAGGCGGGCGTGGCGCTCCTCGCCTACACGAGCATCCTCGGCGGGCCCGACGCCGACTTCGACCTGGCGGCCGAGCACAAGGTCACCGAGCGGCTGATCGTCGAGTCCGGCCTGCCGTACACCTTCCTGCGCAACGGCTGGTACCACGAGAACTACACCGAGCACCTGGCCCCGGTCCTCGAACACGGCACCGTCATCGCCTCCGCGGGCGAGGGCCGGGTCGCCTCCGCCGCGCGCGCCGACTACGCCGCGGCCGCCGTCGCCGTCCTGACCGGCGAGGGCCACGAGGGCAAGGCCTACGAGCTGAGCGGCGATGTCGCGTGGAGCATGGCCGAGTACGCCGCCGAGGTCGCGGCGCAGAGCGGCAAGGGCATCTCCTACACCGACGTGCCCGCCGAGCGGCATCTCGCGGTGCTGACCGGGGCGGGAGTGCCGGAGCCCATGGCGGCGATCCTCGTGGACGTCGACGCGGCCGTCGGCCGGGGGCGCCTCGCGGGGACGACCGGCGACCTGGCCCGGCTGATCGGGCGGCCGACCACGCCGCTCGCCGACGCGGTGTCCGCGGGGCTGCGGGGCTGA
- a CDS encoding winged helix-turn-helix transcriptional regulator: protein MSVSSWSRDGEEMCPYRLVLEHVTSRWGVLILIALEERSYRFSELRRAIGRVSEKMLTQTLQTLERDGLVHRDAKPVIPPRVDYSLTDLGREAAEQVRTLAAWTERRMDDVEKARREYDEARL from the coding sequence ATGTCCGTAAGTAGCTGGAGCCGCGACGGCGAGGAGATGTGCCCCTATCGCCTGGTCCTGGAGCACGTCACCAGCCGCTGGGGTGTCCTCATCCTGATCGCGCTCGAAGAGCGCTCGTACCGCTTCAGCGAGCTGCGCCGCGCCATCGGCCGCGTCAGCGAGAAGATGCTGACCCAGACCCTCCAGACCCTGGAGCGCGACGGCCTGGTGCACCGCGACGCCAAGCCCGTCATCCCGCCCCGCGTCGACTACTCCCTGACGGACCTCGGCCGCGAGGCCGCCGAGCAGGTCAGGACCCTCGCGGCCTGGACGGAACGGCGCATGGACGACGTGGAGAAAGCGCGGCGGGAGTACGACGAAGCCCGGCTCTGA